Proteins encoded in a region of the Sparus aurata chromosome 6, fSpaAur1.1, whole genome shotgun sequence genome:
- the LOC115582719 gene encoding actin-binding Rho-activating protein-like — MSSGGTATVSPKEPQAFKRAVRKIKCAAMVANLAKSWQGWANEHSNKQETIPTGWMPSSVDEADKKDHVVKLTVTPRVITVDAGDDSGSKIRACSVTKTIQPKLSECGSIDLVNAIRGKMESGPEESKPFLGNESPTRRRQMRALQSAGASVGVIQDRKLLLQEKKLGSRSSSVDTEDSGLGEEVNDNSELKSLPGDIQPKKQSNRPKIKIATTGDIKNRWQQWSEQHMEGQKLNPFSEEFDHDFSMAQRLRKGDSGYGRPKEGSRTAERGDRAQKHIHREMEEMVWIIKDMGFKDKEGRTVISFGRLFDRYVKISDKVVGILLRCRKHKMVDFEGEMLWKGQDDHVIITVRD; from the exons ATGAGCAGCGGTGGGACCGCCACAGTTTCACCAAAGGAGCCGCAGGCTTTCAAACGGGCGGTGCGGAAGATAAAATGTGCAGCCATGGTGGCCAACTTGGCCAAGAGCTGGCAGGGCTGGGCCAACgaacacagcaacaaacaggaaaccATCCCGACCGGCTGGATGCCTTCATCGGTTGATGAGGCAGACAAAAAAGACCACGTGGTCAAACTTACCGTCACCCCGCGTGTCATCACGGTAGACGCCGGCGACGACAGCGGGAGTAAGATCCGAGCCTGTTCTGTGACCAAGACCATCCAGCCCAAACTCAGCGAGTGCGGCAGCATCGACTTGGTCAACGCCATCAGAGGCAAGATGGAGTCCGGTCCCGAGGAGAGCAAGCCCTTCCTCGGGAATGAGTCACCAACGCGGCGGCGCCAAATGAGGGCTCTACAGAGCGCAGGAGCAAGCGTTGGCGTCATCCaagacaggaagctgctgctccAGGAGAAGAAGCTGGGGTCGAGGAGCAGCAGTGTTGACACGGAGGACAGCGGGCTGGGAGAGGAGGTCAACGACAACAGTGAACTGAAATCTTTGCCGGGCGACATCCAGCCCAAGAAACAGAGCAACAGGCCCAAG ATCAAGATTGCCACTACGGGCGACATCAAAAACCGCTGGCAGCAGTGGTCGGAGCAGCACATGGAGGGCCAGAAGCTCAACCCCTTCAGCGAGGAGTTCGACCACGATTTCTCCATGGCCCAGCGCCTCCGCAAGGGCGACTCCGGCTACGGTCGGCCCAAAGAGGGGTCCAGGACGGCGGAGAGGGGCGACAGGGCGCAGAAACACATCCacagggagatggaggagatggtgTGGATCATCAAAGACATGGGCTTCAAGGACAAGGAGGGGAGGACCGTCATATCCTTCGGCCGACTCTTCGATCGCTACGTGAAGATCTCGGACAAGGTGGTGGGCATCCTGCTGCGCTGCCGCAAACACAAGATGGTGGACTTCGAAGGGGAGATGCTGTGGAAGGGACAGGACGACCACGTCATCATCACAGTGAGGGACTGA